CAGCTCGGCCTGGAACACCTTGGCCACGTATTCGGCCGACGCTTCGTCGGACATCTCGCCCAGCCGGGTGCGGGCATAGGTTTCCTCGCTGCATTCGACGACGAAGGTGCTCATCGTGTCCGAGTACTTGTAGGCGTGGGCGATGAAGACGTCCTTGCCGTGGGTGCGGAACACCAGATTCATCTGGTCGAACAGTTGGCTGGTGCCGTACCAGATGTATTTGTTGCGGCCATAGTCCACCTGCGGCGCCAGCGCCTCGGTGAAGTGGGAAGTCTTGTGGTTGACGCCATTCGCCAGCACCACCAGGTCGTAGTCGGCCAGCGGCAGCTCGCCGCGCTCCAGCAGCGGCGATTCGAAGCGGATGGAAATGCCTTGCGAGCGGCACTTGTCGCGCAAGGCGTGCACTAGGCCGCGGCGCTCCACGCCGCACAGCAGCACGCCGGTGCTCATCAGGCTGGGCTCGTTGTGATGCACCAGCTTGAACTCCTCCAGGAACTGCGGACTCAGCCTTTCCGGCGCGTCCAGATAGGACAGCGGATTGGCCGGATGCTGGCCGGGCTTTCCGGGCAGCACCACGCCCCAACCCAGCACTTCCTGCTCGTCGTTCTTTTCGACGATGTCTATCGTCCATTGCGGACGCGCCTGCTTCATTTGGCTGGCGAACACCAGGCCGGCCGGCCCCGCGCCGATGACCAGAATCTTCATCAGTTGACCCTCCCTATTTTGTACCAAACGTTCTGCTTGCTCTGGATCTGCTGCAGCCTGTCGTACGGTTCCGACGTGAAATACAGCTTCTCCGCCATGTCCGGCGGGTAAAGGCCGGGAAACTTGTCGTGCATGTAGCGGGTGTAGCGGGCGCGCATGAAAAAGATGGGATTGGAGCAACTGAGCACGTCGTAGTTGGCTCGCGCCATGTCCTGCATCGCGTCCGCCTGCACCTTGCGCTGCGCGGTGAACTCGGGGAAAGCCTTGTCCTGATCGCCCTGGTGGCGGTCCAGCAATTCGACAAAGGCGCGGGCGTCCTCCAGCGCCATGTTCATGCCCTGGCCGAGGAAGGGCGCGGTGGCGTGGGCAGCGTCGCCCAGCAGCAGCGCATTGCCCTTGTAGTGGAAGGTGCTGGAGCGGACATTGATCAGGTCGTTGCTGGGTTTGGCCAGGAACTGGCGCAGCATCTCGTCGCGCGCGTCTTGCGGCAGCTTGGCGAAATAACGGTCGAAGAAGGCGCGCATCGTCGGCTCGTCGGTGGTGTTCAGGCTGGGGCTGCCGCTATAAGGCAGGCAGACCGCGATGCTGACGCTGCCGTCCGGGATGGTGGCGGCGCGGCCGGCGAACAGGCCGCCGGAATCCATGCCGAAGAAGTACAGCGTGTCCTTGCGATAGCCCAGCGCCGCCGCGTCCGGCAACACCAGCGTCTTGTAGCCGTGGCGGAAGAAGGACTGCTGGAATTCGAAGCGGCGCAGGCCGCTCTGCATCGCCTGCCGCACCGCCGAGTGGGCGCCGTCGGCGCCGATGATCATGTCGCCGGCCAGACGCAGCGATTGGCCATCCTTGTCCTGGATCAGCACCGACTTGCCCTCCAGGTCCACCTCCAGGCATTTGTGCTCGAAGTAATAGCGGACGCCGGCCAGATTGGCGTACTTGTTCAGCAGTTTCTGGAAGGCCGCGCGGTTCAGCGACAAGGGGCGGAAATCCTCCAACGGCTTCAGTTCCCGCATCCGATACTGGCCGCCGACCGAGAACGCCATCGCCACGATGGGTTCGCCGCAGGCCTCCAGCTCTTGTCTCGGGATGCCGGCGGCCAGCACCGCCTTGATGCCGCGCACCGTCATGCTGACGCCTATCGCCCGCGAGCTGACCACGTCCACATAGGACGATAAGTCTTGCAGCGGATCGCCGCGCTTTTCAGCCACATGCACCTCGTAGCCGCGCTTCGCCAGGTAGATGGCGGTCAGCCCGCCCGCGAGCCCGCCTCCGACTATGATTGCTCTCTTCATTTCAGGCCTCTCTTGAAAGCTTTCCACAAGCCAAATCCAGCATCTGCCGGCGATAGAAATCCAGCAGTTCCAGTTGCGCGTCTGGCAGCCAGCCCGGCTCCAGCATCGACGCTTGCGCCAGGAGCCGCTCGCAGCGCCGCGCCAGCAGCTTGCAACCCAGCGCGTAGTCATCGCAGTTGCGCGTGTCCGCCGGACCCGGCAGCGGCGGCCCGGCGGTGCGTCCGGCGATGCCGGACGGCAGGTTCATCAAGGCGCAGGACAGCGGCCGCAGCAGGCCGGTCATCAAGTCGATCGCCGCGTTCATCAGCCGCGAACGCCTGAGACTGCCCAACGGCTTCACGGCGAAATGCTGCGCCATCATCGCGAACATCAACTCGTACACGCCTTGGTACAGCCCCATCAGCGCCCGCGCCCGCTCGTCCCGCACGCGCTGGCAGCCCGGCTCCTCATCCAGCACCGGATTGCGCAAAGCCGGCAGCGCCGGCTCGAACGGTGCCGGCTGCGCCATGATCCGGGCCGCCAGCTCGCGCAGCCGCTGGAAATGGGAATGCTCGTAATGCGGCGAATCCAGCGCCCCGCCCTCGCCCTGGTCGGTGACGAAAGCGATGCCGAACAGCGCGCTGTCGCGATCGAACACCTCCAGCTGGTAGCCCGGATTCGCGCGATTGGTCAGTTCGTTGAGGAACAGGTGATGCTCGCCGCCGCGCTTGCCGGCCTCGCCGTCGAACAGGTCGGGCAGATCGAGGAAGGCCTGGCGGATGGCGGCGTAGAAATCCGCGATGGACTTGCCCGGCGCCGGGATGAAATGCGGCCATTCCAGCCGAACGAAGCGCGCCAGCGCCGATTCGGAGAACGGCTCCAGCGCGAACTCGGTGTCCAAGCCGAACGCCTGCCGCGCCGCCTCGCCCATCAACGGCACGCCGGCGTAGAACGGCTCGCCCAGCGCCATCAGCAGATTGTTCACCACCAGGTAATGGATCATCTCCTCGTGGGCGATTTCCAGCAGCGCGGCGCGGATGCCGCCGTCGCGGCGCCGGTCGCCGCCGCCGCAAGCCAGCTGCAGCTGTTCCGGCGTCCACGCGCCGTCGGCCACGCGTTGCTGGCCTTGGGCGTAGTTCGGGATGGAATAGGCTGCGTACAAATACTGCAGCATCACCGACAGTTCCAGATCCACCGCCTTGCGCAGCTCGGCCGCCAGCTCCGCCTTGCTCGCGATGCGCGCCGGCCCGGCCGGCGGCGGCGCCTGCAGCCTGGCCTCGCCCTCGACATGGGCCAGGTATTTGAGGAACAGCCTGGCCTTGGGCGCGGACAGCTCGCGGGTGCTGGGCATGTAGTAGCTCTTACCGCGGTTCTGCGGATCGCACATCTGCCACATCAGCCTGGCGTAGGTCTCGCACTTGCAGCGGTCGGCCAGACTGAACACCTTGTCGGACATGAAGGGATAGACCAGTTCGTAGTAGGCCATCACGTGTCGGTACAGGAAGGCGTAATCGACCTCCTCCACCGTCGCGTCGTCCAGCGCCCAGTCGTCCGGCAACACCCTCAGCCGGATCGCCTCCTCGCCGTCGCCCAGCACGATGCGAGCCGGGCCGGGCCGCAGGCCGGTCAGCCGCCATTCGGTGGCGATGCCGTCCTGGCGCGACTCCACCCCGACCAGGCCCATGCCCTCGATCTGGTAGGGAATGGATGCCCGCTCGCGGGCCTCGCCGCGGAAATAACTGCGCAGCGAGATGTTTTCCGGAAAGAAACGGCCATGGCGTCGATCCGGCGCTTCCAGGTAAAGATTGGAGGCGTCGGATTGCGTGACCCAATCCTGCTCGCGCCACTCGGCCAGCTCGCTGGACAACGTCAGCGAGCCCTTGGGCTCGCGCAGCAGCGGCAGATCGATGATGCCGTGGTTAGCCCAATAGTCCTGGTACAGCGCCTGCGGCACCCGCGCCAGCAGCGCGCCGCCCTCGTCGCGCAGCAGCAGATCGCCCAGCGGCAGCTTGCCGCCCAGATCCGGCGTCAGGACGCCCGCTGAGGACGGCTGTTCCGCTCGGGTGGAAAACGGAATCGCGCAAGCCAGGTTGAGCGCCGCCCGGCCGCCGCCCACCTTCAGCGTCAGGTCGCCCAACCCGGGCCGGCTCGGCCGCAGCAGCCGGCCGGCCGGATAGCTGGCCAGCTCGCCCCGCCGCCACAGGCCCACCACGCCGACCATGTCGTGAAACACCGGCGAATTGGGCTGCGGCGGCGTGGACATATTGAACAGCGCGTACTGCACCGTCAGGCCGAGCGCGTCGTCGCTCTCCAATTCCCGTTGCAACCGGTTCCAAACTTCGGAATCGAACTGCCGCGGATGAAACAGGAAGTGCGGTTGCTGTTTGGACACCGAGAACTGGAACAGACGGACCAGGCCGAATTCATCGTCCAGAAAATGGCCGCTTTTCTCCGCCACGTGGCCGCCGCGCGTCCAGCGCGCGCCGTGGCCCTCCTCGATATCGGCGGTGAACAGCCAAGGCGTGCCCGGGCCGGCACCGGCAGGGCTGATGGTGAACTGGCCGGCATAGATCTGCGCGGCGTCGCGGCGGGTGGGATCGTTGTCCACCCAGCGCGCGCGGTTGAAAGTCGTGCGCAGGTAGTCGTTGTAATGGCCCCACAGCGCCAGCTTGGCGCCGACCAGGCCATCGCTCCGATCCGGTCCGCCACCGTCCAGCTCCACGTGGCTGACTGCGGCGTTTTCCCAGGAAAAATGGTTGTTGCCGGCAGCGTTGTAGCCTTCCGCCAGGCTGAACGGCCCTGCCGGGTCAGGCCGGCCGTCCAGGCCGAAGCGCGGCTGCAGCGCTTGCAAATGGCGATGAAACTCAGTCGGATGGCGCGCGAGATCGAACGGCTGGCCGTCGATGAAAACCGCGTTGCCGGCCATGTCGATCTGGCCATGCGGGTCGCGGTTGGCGGTGGGCGCGTTGACGCGCGCCCAGCCGCGGAAATGTATGCGGGGAAAATCCAGAATGCTCATGTGTCTCCCGAATGATCATGGCGAGGCATGGCCCAAACAGCGGCCAGGCCCCGCGTTCAGGCTGGCGCGTCAGGAGAGGCGCTGCAGCAGCAGCCGGCTGGCTTCGCGCGCGCTGAGCAGGCCGCCTTCCATCCAGCCGCAGTGCTCGGTATAGGCATCCGAGCAGGCGATGATGCCGTTGTCGCGGTGGCTGAGCGCGGGAGGATGGGCGATATCGCTATCTCGACAGAACTCAACCCCGTGGGTCCAGTATTTGTGCAGATGCGAGCGAGGCTGCGGAATGCGTTCGGCGGCGATGCCCAGCGCGTCGGCCAGATGGGCGCGAATCTGCGCCAGATAATGCTCCTCTCCCTCCGCCAGCGCGCCGCGCCAATGATTGGCCATCTCGCTGTCGGTGTAGAAGAACAGGTATTTGTCGCCCTTGAAGTAGATTTTGCGCAGCGGGTTGTCGACAATCAGCACCTGGTCGTCCAGCTTGTAGTCCAGCCACCAAGGCTCGTCATAGGTCAAGAAGCCCTTGAACAGCGGCAAGGAGCCGTAGCGCGCGCCACTCCAGGCCTCGGGGAAACCGACATCCAGCCCCGCCATCGCCGACGGCGGGATCGCCAGAATCAGGTGCCGCGCGCGATGCTCCAGCTTCCAGCCGTCGTCGCCGGCGAACTGCAGCCGGTAGCCGTCGCCGTCCGCCGCCACCGACAACAGGCGGTAGCCCAGGCTGAGGCGCGCGCCGCCCGCTTTCACCTTGGCCTTGATGCCCTGGATCAGGCCATCGAAGCCGGTTTCCGCGGAAAACCACTGATTGGCGTCGTTGTCGGTCACGCTCTGGATTTCCGGATGCTTGCCGACGATGTCGTAAGCCATCTCGGCCGAGATGTCCGGCAGGAACAGCGCGTCGTAGCCCATGGAGCGGATCATGCCCACCGCGCGGTCTTTCCCCTGGAAACGGCTGACGAACTGCAGGAAGGACTCCTTCCCATGCTCCTTCAGCCGGGGAAACAGGTCGCTCATCGTCCGCTTCAGCTTCTGCTGAGCATGGCTCTTGAACTTCAGCTGGGTGAACGGATACACCTCGCTCTTCTGGCGGTAATGCTGCATCGCGCTCTGGAAATGCGGGTGCAGCTGCGGGGAGAAGCGCCCCGCGCCCAGCTCGATCGCGGCCTTGCCGTCCAGCGTCTTCGAGCGGATGCGTCCTCCCGCCTCTTGCTGCATGTCGAAAACGCGCAAGGACAAGCCGCGGCAGGCCGGCGAGTCGAGCAGATGGCTGGCGCAAGTCAGGCCGCTGATCCCAGCGCCAACAATGCAAATATCGGAAGAATGCTTCATCGCGAATGTCCCTTTGACAATTCAATCCAGGCCCGCCGAGCGGCGGCGGCGGGCAAGCATGGCGGCGAAATTCTTGCAGCGTTCGCCTCGGAATCGGGATGTAGCCTCTTGTTTCCTCATCAACTCCGGCAAGCAGAGAAGATATTTGGCATTCAAATTAAATTTGATCTATGCCTTTGTAATTTCAAGCAACGGTAGTCCATCCGTATCCATTCATCAAGAATATTGTCGGACACAGTGACGAATCCTGTTCCAATGAACAGGCCCTGCCGTGGAGAATGGGAGACAAGAGGCCGCATCGCGGCTAGCGGCGCCAGGCCTGGCGCGGCGCGTCAACCCCCAGCCGGATGCGGAAACGCTCCCCATCGCCGACAGTCGGCTGCCATAAATAGAGTTGGTCCCCGTGGCTGCCGCCGCTCCAGGCGGTCAGATAATAATCGGCGGCTCGCGCCCAGTCGCGAAACGACACGATGTCGCCATCCGCCAGACATCCCCCCGGCCGACTATGGTTGATCAGGCGCAGCTCCGGCGAGCGGCTCAATGGCCCCTGAGCGGTGTAGTAAGCATATTGGTTGCCGCCCGCGCCGCCCCACCAGGTCCAGAACCAGCCCGGCCGGTCTGCTCGCTCCAGCCTCACGTATTCTCCGGAGCGGATGCAGCCGTTATCGCGCATCGAAAAGTTATTGGACAAATTGAAGCGCGCGCGCGGCCCCGCCTCCGCCGCGTCGGTCCTCAGCCAGCCGTCGTTCGCCTCAGCGGCCTGGACGTAGCGGCCGCTGGCCAGGTTCTGCAGCGTGGCGTGGCGATACCCACCGCCGCCTTTCAGCCTAAGGGGGGCCTTCGCGGCGGCCTGGGCGTAGGCTTGCACCGGGTAATGATCGCTGTAATCGGCGTAAGCGTAGGTCTGCTTCGCCAGCGCCGACTGCGCCGTCCATTGCGGCGACGCCGCGTCCAGCGCCAGATTGGTCCAGCCCAAGGGCTGGCGATGGGCCGTCAGCGCCAGAATGTAATCCAGGTATTCCGGCGCGTCGCCGGTGCGCGCGCC
This genomic window from Chromobacterium phragmitis contains:
- a CDS encoding tryptophan hydroxylase yields the protein MKILVIGAGPAGLVFASQMKQARPQWTIDIVEKNDEQEVLGWGVVLPGKPGQHPANPLSYLDAPERLSPQFLEEFKLVHHNEPSLMSTGVLLCGVERRGLVHALRDKCRSQGISIRFESPLLERGELPLADYDLVVLANGVNHKTSHFTEALAPQVDYGRNKYIWYGTSQLFDQMNLVFRTHGKDVFIAHAYKYSDTMSTFVVECSEETYARTRLGEMSDEASAEYVAKVFQAELGGHGLASQPGIGWRNFMTLSHDRCHDGKLVLLGDALQSGHFSIGHGTTMAVVVAQLLVKALCAEDGVPAALRSFEERALPLVQLFRGHADNSRVWFETVDERMHLSSAEFVQSFDARRKSLPPMPEALAQNLRYALQR
- a CDS encoding FAD-dependent oxidoreductase; this encodes MKRAIIVGGGLAGGLTAIYLAKRGYEVHVAEKRGDPLQDLSSYVDVVSSRAIGVSMTVRGIKAVLAAGIPRQELEACGEPIVAMAFSVGGQYRMRELKPLEDFRPLSLNRAAFQKLLNKYANLAGVRYYFEHKCLEVDLEGKSVLIQDKDGQSLRLAGDMIIGADGAHSAVRQAMQSGLRRFEFQQSFFRHGYKTLVLPDAAALGYRKDTLYFFGMDSGGLFAGRAATIPDGSVSIAVCLPYSGSPSLNTTDEPTMRAFFDRYFAKLPQDARDEMLRQFLAKPSNDLINVRSSTFHYKGNALLLGDAAHATAPFLGQGMNMALEDARAFVELLDRHQGDQDKAFPEFTAQRKVQADAMQDMARANYDVLSCSNPIFFMRARYTRYMHDKFPGLYPPDMAEKLYFTSEPYDRLQQIQSKQNVWYKIGRVN
- the vioB gene encoding iminophenyl-pyruvate dimer synthase VioB, with the translated sequence MSILDFPRIHFRGWARVNAPTANRDPHGQIDMAGNAVFIDGQPFDLARHPTEFHRHLQALQPRFGLDGRPDPAGPFSLAEGYNAAGNNHFSWENAAVSHVELDGGGPDRSDGLVGAKLALWGHYNDYLRTTFNRARWVDNDPTRRDAAQIYAGQFTISPAGAGPGTPWLFTADIEEGHGARWTRGGHVAEKSGHFLDDEFGLVRLFQFSVSKQQPHFLFHPRQFDSEVWNRLQRELESDDALGLTVQYALFNMSTPPQPNSPVFHDMVGVVGLWRRGELASYPAGRLLRPSRPGLGDLTLKVGGGRAALNLACAIPFSTRAEQPSSAGVLTPDLGGKLPLGDLLLRDEGGALLARVPQALYQDYWANHGIIDLPLLREPKGSLTLSSELAEWREQDWVTQSDASNLYLEAPDRRHGRFFPENISLRSYFRGEARERASIPYQIEGMGLVGVESRQDGIATEWRLTGLRPGPARIVLGDGEEAIRLRVLPDDWALDDATVEEVDYAFLYRHVMAYYELVYPFMSDKVFSLADRCKCETYARLMWQMCDPQNRGKSYYMPSTRELSAPKARLFLKYLAHVEGEARLQAPPPAGPARIASKAELAAELRKAVDLELSVMLQYLYAAYSIPNYAQGQQRVADGAWTPEQLQLACGGGDRRRDGGIRAALLEIAHEEMIHYLVVNNLLMALGEPFYAGVPLMGEAARQAFGLDTEFALEPFSESALARFVRLEWPHFIPAPGKSIADFYAAIRQAFLDLPDLFDGEAGKRGGEHHLFLNELTNRANPGYQLEVFDRDSALFGIAFVTDQGEGGALDSPHYEHSHFQRLRELAARIMAQPAPFEPALPALRNPVLDEEPGCQRVRDERARALMGLYQGVYELMFAMMAQHFAVKPLGSLRRSRLMNAAIDLMTGLLRPLSCALMNLPSGIAGRTAGPPLPGPADTRNCDDYALGCKLLARRCERLLAQASMLEPGWLPDAQLELLDFYRRQMLDLACGKLSREA
- a CDS encoding flavin monoamine oxidase family protein, which encodes MKHSSDICIVGAGISGLTCASHLLDSPACRGLSLRVFDMQQEAGGRIRSKTLDGKAAIELGAGRFSPQLHPHFQSAMQHYRQKSEVYPFTQLKFKSHAQQKLKRTMSDLFPRLKEHGKESFLQFVSRFQGKDRAVGMIRSMGYDALFLPDISAEMAYDIVGKHPEIQSVTDNDANQWFSAETGFDGLIQGIKAKVKAGGARLSLGYRLLSVAADGDGYRLQFAGDDGWKLEHRARHLILAIPPSAMAGLDVGFPEAWSGARYGSLPLFKGFLTYDEPWWLDYKLDDQVLIVDNPLRKIYFKGDKYLFFYTDSEMANHWRGALAEGEEHYLAQIRAHLADALGIAAERIPQPRSHLHKYWTHGVEFCRDSDIAHPPALSHRDNGIIACSDAYTEHCGWMEGGLLSAREASRLLLQRLS